A window from Vulcanimicrobium alpinum encodes these proteins:
- a CDS encoding cation:proton antiporter: MNAVASGVGAFVALLGAAVVVSILAERLRVPVAVALVAVGTFVHVDLPFAFGDVLLFVFLPPLVFEAAWNLDLGALRRTGVRIAMLAVPGTLATAALVAGALIALGVFTPGSALVFGAIVSATDPVAVVAAFRRVDVPLDVRTLVEGESLANDGVALVLFALALAFASGASPPVGVEIAAGIAAIAIGIAVGVVFGLACAFALRATDALEYEVTVTIVLAYLAYVAAAAWHGSGLFATAAGAVALRAALARMPAALTNAADVDRAWIALAFIANAVVFLATGILIQPQRIVHEPVLVIAAVGAVWLARALLALVAGRSRRDRVTLFLAGMRGALPLALALGLPATLPGRPQIIDATFAVVLITIVAQGAPLQPVLARLYRRA; this comes from the coding sequence TTGAACGCGGTCGCGAGCGGCGTCGGTGCGTTCGTCGCGCTGCTCGGTGCCGCGGTCGTCGTCTCGATCCTCGCCGAACGGCTGCGCGTTCCGGTGGCGGTCGCGCTGGTCGCCGTCGGGACGTTCGTGCACGTCGACCTCCCGTTCGCGTTCGGTGACGTGCTGCTGTTCGTCTTTCTGCCGCCGCTCGTCTTCGAAGCGGCGTGGAATCTCGATCTGGGCGCGCTGCGCCGCACCGGCGTGCGGATTGCGATGCTCGCCGTTCCGGGGACGCTTGCGACCGCGGCGCTCGTCGCCGGCGCGCTCATCGCGCTGGGCGTCTTCACGCCGGGTTCCGCCCTCGTGTTCGGTGCGATCGTCTCCGCGACCGATCCGGTCGCGGTCGTCGCGGCGTTCCGCCGCGTCGACGTTCCGCTCGACGTGCGCACGTTGGTCGAGGGTGAGTCGCTGGCGAACGACGGCGTCGCGCTGGTCCTCTTCGCGCTAGCGCTCGCGTTCGCGTCGGGCGCGTCGCCGCCGGTCGGCGTCGAGATCGCGGCCGGAATCGCCGCGATCGCGATCGGAATCGCCGTCGGCGTCGTGTTCGGCCTGGCGTGCGCGTTTGCACTGCGCGCGACCGACGCGCTCGAGTACGAGGTGACGGTCACGATCGTGCTCGCGTACCTCGCCTATGTCGCTGCGGCGGCGTGGCACGGCTCGGGTCTGTTCGCCACAGCGGCGGGCGCCGTCGCGCTGCGCGCGGCGTTGGCGCGGATGCCGGCCGCGCTCACCAACGCCGCCGACGTCGACCGCGCCTGGATCGCGCTCGCGTTCATCGCGAACGCCGTCGTGTTCTTGGCGACCGGGATCCTGATTCAGCCGCAGCGGATCGTGCACGAGCCGGTGCTCGTGATCGCGGCGGTCGGCGCGGTGTGGCTCGCGCGCGCCCTGCTCGCGCTCGTCGCGGGCCGCAGCCGCCGCGATCGGGTCACGCTGTTCCTGGCGGGGATGCGCGGCGCGCTCCCGCTCGCGCTCGCGCTGGGGCTGCCCGCGACGCTGCCGGGACGTCCGCAGATCATCGACGCGACGTTTGCGGTCGTGCTGATCACGATCGTCGCGCAGGGCGCGCCGCTGCAGCCGGTGCTCGCGCGCCTCTACCGTCGCGCGTAG
- a CDS encoding sodium:solute symporter family protein: MALSGLDIAVIVAFFAINLGIGLYFARGSGKNVAEFFLSGRSAPWWLTGVSMVATTFAVDTPLAVTGFVAQNGIAGNWLWWNMAASGILTVFFFAALWRRSGVLTDVEFIELRYGGAPASALRGVRAVYQGVLVNTIIMGWVNLAMVKILSLTLHVPTYLALWLCLGFTALYVTIGGFWSVLVTDFLQFVVKMTMAIVLAWAAVAAVGGIGALKAGLATLDAQRGGGSILAFVPSGDAASWMPVTTFLVFIGVAWWASSYPGAEPGGGSYIAQRIFASRSEKDAVWATLFFNVAHYALRPWPWILVALAALVLYPHGVIGANGKPDPELGYVQTLVDHLPVALRGLMMAGFLAAYMSTIGTQLNLGASYLTNDLYRRFIRRDASDAHYVSVSRVMTIVACILAAAVTLFMSSVGEAWKYMLTLTAGVGLVMILRWYWWRINAWSEISALATSAIVGSWCYLSGIVVGDDPNATAKRLLITVAATTVVWLGVTFVTKPESEATLTRFYARVRPSGAGWGPIARLVPGGSEDRLGIALVDWIAGLGLVYGTLFGIGRLVLGDVPQGLAWCALAVGCIAVIARTLRTPSVKVAVATMIAFAVCLSAAG; this comes from the coding sequence ATGGCGCTGAGCGGCCTCGACATCGCGGTGATCGTCGCGTTCTTCGCGATCAATCTGGGCATCGGACTGTACTTCGCGCGCGGGAGCGGTAAGAATGTCGCCGAGTTTTTCCTCTCCGGCCGCAGCGCGCCCTGGTGGCTCACCGGCGTCTCGATGGTCGCCACGACCTTCGCCGTCGACACGCCGCTCGCGGTCACCGGGTTCGTCGCGCAGAACGGGATCGCGGGCAACTGGCTGTGGTGGAACATGGCCGCGAGCGGGATCCTCACCGTGTTCTTCTTCGCGGCGCTGTGGCGCCGCTCGGGCGTGCTCACCGACGTCGAATTCATCGAACTGCGTTACGGCGGCGCGCCGGCGTCGGCGCTGCGCGGCGTGCGCGCCGTCTACCAAGGCGTGCTCGTGAACACGATCATCATGGGCTGGGTGAATCTCGCGATGGTGAAGATTCTCTCGCTCACGCTGCACGTGCCGACCTATCTCGCGCTGTGGCTGTGCCTGGGATTCACGGCGCTCTACGTCACCATCGGCGGCTTCTGGTCGGTGCTGGTCACCGACTTTCTGCAGTTCGTCGTGAAGATGACGATGGCGATCGTGCTGGCGTGGGCGGCGGTCGCCGCGGTCGGCGGGATCGGCGCGCTCAAAGCCGGGCTCGCGACGCTCGACGCGCAACGCGGCGGCGGCTCGATCCTGGCGTTCGTCCCCTCCGGCGACGCGGCGTCGTGGATGCCGGTGACGACGTTCCTCGTCTTCATCGGCGTCGCATGGTGGGCGTCGTCGTATCCCGGCGCCGAACCCGGCGGCGGTTCGTACATCGCGCAGCGCATCTTCGCGTCGCGCAGCGAGAAGGACGCCGTATGGGCGACCCTGTTCTTCAACGTCGCGCACTACGCGCTGCGGCCGTGGCCCTGGATCCTCGTCGCGCTCGCCGCGCTCGTCCTTTACCCCCACGGCGTGATCGGCGCGAACGGCAAGCCCGATCCGGAGCTCGGCTACGTGCAGACGCTGGTCGACCATCTCCCCGTCGCGCTGCGCGGATTGATGATGGCGGGCTTCCTCGCCGCCTACATGTCGACGATCGGGACGCAGTTGAACCTTGGCGCGTCGTACCTCACCAACGACCTCTACCGCCGCTTCATCCGGCGCGACGCGAGCGACGCGCACTACGTCTCGGTGTCACGGGTGATGACGATCGTCGCCTGCATCCTCGCCGCGGCCGTCACGCTGTTCATGTCGTCGGTCGGCGAAGCGTGGAAATACATGCTGACGCTCACCGCCGGCGTCGGCCTGGTGATGATCCTGCGCTGGTACTGGTGGCGCATCAACGCGTGGAGCGAGATCTCCGCGCTCGCCACCTCGGCGATCGTCGGCAGCTGGTGTTATCTCAGCGGGATCGTCGTCGGCGACGATCCGAACGCGACCGCGAAGCGCCTGCTGATCACCGTCGCCGCGACGACCGTCGTGTGGCTCGGCGTCACGTTCGTCACCAAACCGGAATCCGAAGCGACGTTGACGCGTTTCTACGCGCGGGTGCGGCCCAGCGGCGCCGGCTGGGGGCCGATCGCGCGGCTGGTCCCCGGCGGCAGTGAAGACCGCCTCGGGATCGCGCTGGTCGACTGGATCGCCGGGCTCGGGCTCGTCTACGGGACGCTCTTCGGGATCGGCCGGCTCGTGCTCGGCGACGTGCCGCAGGGGCTCGCGTGGTGCGCGCTCGCGGTCGGCTGCATCGCCGTCATCGCGCGTACGCTGCGCACGCCCAGCGTGAAGGTCGCGGTCGCGACGATGATCGCATTCGCCGTGTGCCTCAGCGCGGCGGGCTAG
- a CDS encoding SDR family NAD(P)-dependent oxidoreductase, protein MPPPIAVVTGASGGLGSQLCGQLAAHGISLVLLDRNDDKARAFARTLEATRSGSVAGTFAVDLSSHADIRRCSGQIVAAFPAVQYLFNNAGLLPERLEFSGHGNELDFEVNALAPLQLVDGLRPALVNAGGATVVNTSAGLSLQATSLDWNDLVRPQTFTKLFGPYVKSKAALNVITTALARELAADRIIVRAVDPGPNRTRLTKGAGTPLWMRLFFAFLPSPDKGARKLYDGALSSKWEETTGAFISGGRFARSRRRSPTRSFRPSSCAAAASARRSSEPAQGAHPAARTLRGWR, encoded by the coding sequence ATGCCGCCGCCAATCGCCGTCGTCACCGGAGCGTCCGGGGGCTTGGGCTCGCAGCTCTGCGGGCAGCTCGCCGCGCACGGCATCTCGCTGGTGCTGCTCGACCGCAACGACGACAAAGCCCGCGCGTTCGCGCGGACCCTCGAGGCGACGCGCTCAGGTTCGGTCGCCGGGACGTTCGCCGTCGACCTCTCCAGCCACGCCGACATTCGCCGCTGCAGCGGCCAAATCGTCGCCGCGTTCCCTGCGGTGCAATATCTGTTCAACAATGCGGGGCTGCTGCCCGAGCGGCTGGAGTTCTCCGGGCACGGCAACGAGCTCGATTTCGAAGTGAATGCGCTCGCGCCGCTGCAACTCGTCGATGGCCTGCGGCCTGCGCTGGTCAATGCCGGCGGCGCGACGGTCGTCAACACCTCGGCCGGCCTCTCGCTGCAGGCGACGTCGCTCGACTGGAACGATCTCGTACGCCCGCAGACGTTCACCAAACTCTTCGGCCCCTACGTGAAATCGAAAGCGGCGCTGAACGTCATCACCACCGCGCTCGCGCGCGAGCTCGCCGCCGACCGCATCATCGTGCGCGCCGTCGACCCCGGCCCGAATCGCACGCGGCTGACGAAAGGCGCGGGGACGCCGCTGTGGATGCGGCTCTTTTTCGCTTTCCTGCCCTCGCCCGACAAAGGCGCGCGTAAGCTCTACGACGGCGCACTCTCCTCAAAGTGGGAGGAAACGACCGGCGCGTTCATCAGCGGCGGAAGATTCGCTCGCTCCCGCCGGCGCTCGCCGACCCGCAGTTTCAGACCGAGTTCCTGCGCCGCTGCCGCGAGCGCGCGGCGCTCCTCTGAGCCCGCGCAGGGAGCGCATCCGGCCGCACGAACCCTGCGCGGATGGCGCTGA
- a CDS encoding winged helix-turn-helix transcriptional regulator: protein MNDGSGSWTERDEVAIRRMIGEGRTPVQRVANVLASKHKLAVFWELSTGPKRFKELERALAPVTAKVLTRNLRDLEEMAFVVRESFDVSPPKVEYRLSPMGDGLRAHIHALCEWSMAHADALMPAAG, encoded by the coding sequence ATGAACGACGGGTCGGGGAGCTGGACGGAACGCGATGAAGTGGCGATTCGCCGGATGATCGGCGAAGGGCGCACGCCGGTGCAGCGCGTCGCCAACGTGCTCGCCAGCAAACACAAACTCGCGGTGTTCTGGGAGCTTTCGACCGGTCCGAAACGGTTCAAGGAACTCGAACGCGCGCTCGCGCCCGTCACCGCGAAAGTGCTCACGCGCAACTTGCGCGATCTCGAAGAGATGGCATTCGTCGTGCGCGAGTCGTTCGACGTGTCGCCGCCCAAGGTCGAATACCGTCTCTCCCCGATGGGAGACGGATTGCGCGCGCACATCCACGCCTTGTGCGAGTGGTCGATGGCCCACGCCGACGCGTTGATGCCTGCGGCGGGATGA
- a CDS encoding serine hydrolase domain-containing protein → MHRLLAAVLACAFVTGASAARADAPLAVAARLPPDAAAALDRLVNDAIGRGDLPGGVLVVTSSHGVLYRRAYGIRTLEPARVANDPSTIYEFASTTKPMATASAIMLLAQRGVLRLGDRVGTWIPAFAANGKHDVTLLQLLTHTGGMQIDYVKADYQADVPAILAHTYAAGLSFAPGTKFEYSDLAFITLADVVAHAAKTPYERFVQDELFRPLGMRDAFFDTTIDAAHRARLAPQIRNESEQRLRDAYGTVPGLNGHAGMLATAGDVALLARAFLRAARGLETPGFALTPATVRAMIEPHYAGDGQVRGIGWDLDSVYSRNRGEIFARGGFGHTGSSGTSVWIDPASDVAVVFASNAHYPDTGGSTLYLEAKLDTLVAAQIRHQGGERTAIDAAREQSARYSADAARSALGFPATPGPAPTPAPSPSPSPLR, encoded by the coding sequence GTGCACCGTCTCCTCGCCGCCGTTCTCGCCTGCGCGTTCGTCACCGGCGCTTCCGCCGCGCGCGCCGACGCTCCGCTCGCCGTCGCCGCACGCCTTCCGCCCGACGCCGCCGCCGCGCTCGACCGGCTCGTGAACGACGCGATCGGCCGCGGCGATCTTCCCGGCGGCGTCCTCGTCGTCACCTCGTCGCACGGCGTGCTGTATCGCCGCGCGTACGGGATCCGAACGCTCGAGCCGGCACGGGTTGCGAACGATCCCTCGACCATCTACGAGTTCGCGTCGACGACCAAGCCGATGGCGACGGCGAGCGCGATCATGCTGCTCGCCCAGCGCGGCGTCCTGCGGCTGGGCGATCGCGTCGGCACGTGGATCCCCGCCTTCGCCGCGAACGGAAAACACGACGTCACGCTGCTGCAGCTGCTCACCCATACCGGCGGGATGCAAATCGACTACGTCAAGGCCGATTACCAGGCGGACGTTCCGGCGATTCTGGCGCACACCTACGCCGCCGGCCTGAGCTTCGCTCCGGGGACGAAGTTCGAGTACAGCGATCTCGCGTTCATCACGCTCGCCGACGTCGTCGCGCACGCCGCGAAGACGCCGTACGAGCGGTTCGTGCAGGACGAGCTCTTCCGTCCGCTGGGGATGCGCGACGCGTTCTTCGACACGACGATCGACGCCGCGCATCGCGCGCGGCTCGCGCCGCAGATCCGCAACGAGTCGGAACAGCGGCTGCGCGATGCATACGGCACTGTCCCCGGCCTCAACGGCCACGCCGGGATGCTGGCGACGGCCGGCGACGTCGCGCTCCTCGCGCGCGCGTTCTTGCGCGCGGCGCGCGGCCTCGAAACGCCGGGGTTCGCGCTGACGCCGGCGACGGTGCGCGCGATGATCGAGCCGCATTACGCCGGCGACGGTCAGGTGCGCGGGATCGGCTGGGACCTCGACTCGGTGTACTCGCGCAACCGCGGCGAGATCTTCGCGCGCGGCGGATTCGGGCACACGGGCTCGTCGGGGACGAGCGTGTGGATCGATCCGGCCTCGGACGTCGCCGTCGTCTTCGCATCGAACGCGCACTATCCCGACACCGGCGGCTCGACGCTGTACCTCGAAGCGAAACTCGACACGCTCGTCGCGGCGCAGATCCGACACCAGGGCGGCGAGCGCACCGCGATCGACGCGGCGCGCGAACAATCCGCGCGCTACAGCGCCGACGCCGCGCGCAGCGCGCTCGGCTTTCCGGCCACGCCGGGACCGGCGCCGACGCCGGCTCCATCGCCGTCACCATCGCCTTTGCGGTAG
- a CDS encoding glycoside hydrolase family 20 zincin-like fold domain-containing protein yields MPTFLVALALAALVPQPNSVDATACAAPYVLDRPLRFAAGTDRGGFELLRERWSALGIPAPVLAPPPAIADVRRLRTSAGGDGYDLTVTRRDVAIGIRSGSASEFDALATLAQLPQRTNGQWTLPCVRIADAPALRWRVLSDDVSRGPFPTMAYAKQRIRTLASLKMNGWSPYMEHVVVDPRAPYVAWPNGYTLAQLGELAGYARRYHVTLIPEQQTFAHMHETLKWETYAPLAELPHGYLLAESDPRTYTYLAPLVRGVAGAAMPVPFVHLGADEPLDLGRGRTPRTPQVFADHVNRVAAMLPAGVRPMIWDDAIQKDPSILGLIPRSTVVVTFHYGAERSFRGYVDPIANAGFDQMIAPGAANWNEIYPDLETAYANVARFGADAKGARGMLGMFMTVWHDDGESLYEATWPAVAYAAATAWQTRPVDDAAWHRTFARAFFGSDDPAYAADLDGLQAIRLLLRADEGDAPDYLFWRDPFDPRVQARAARLDLAAIRTRAEAVLAHVWTARPPLHADAVAPMTVGALRYDHLARRLQIGKEARDYYDDARAHATKRNVGSVYRSLNVAKYLCWEMRDALAAIEPLYVRAWRAESTDGGLPRILVHYHAAAADAQRCADRLDTAAREDYDGAGTLPPWETVIPSAK; encoded by the coding sequence GTGCCAACCTTCCTGGTCGCGCTGGCCCTCGCGGCGCTCGTGCCGCAGCCGAACTCCGTCGACGCGACCGCATGCGCGGCACCCTACGTGCTCGACCGCCCCCTGCGGTTCGCGGCCGGCACCGATCGCGGCGGCTTCGAACTGCTGCGCGAACGCTGGAGCGCGCTCGGGATCCCGGCACCGGTCCTCGCGCCGCCGCCCGCGATCGCCGACGTGCGGCGCCTGCGGACGTCCGCCGGCGGCGACGGTTACGATCTCACGGTGACGCGTCGTGACGTCGCGATCGGGATCCGGAGCGGCAGCGCGTCGGAGTTCGATGCGCTCGCGACGCTCGCGCAGTTGCCGCAGCGCACGAACGGGCAGTGGACGCTGCCGTGCGTGCGCATCGCCGACGCGCCCGCGTTGCGCTGGCGCGTCCTCTCCGACGACGTCTCGCGCGGTCCGTTCCCGACGATGGCCTATGCGAAGCAGCGCATTCGTACGCTCGCGTCCTTGAAGATGAACGGCTGGTCGCCGTACATGGAGCACGTCGTCGTCGATCCGCGCGCGCCCTACGTGGCGTGGCCCAACGGGTACACGCTGGCGCAGCTGGGCGAGCTCGCCGGCTACGCGCGACGGTATCACGTCACGCTGATCCCCGAGCAGCAGACGTTCGCGCACATGCACGAAACGCTCAAATGGGAGACGTACGCGCCGCTGGCGGAACTGCCGCACGGGTATCTCCTCGCCGAAAGCGATCCGCGCACGTACACCTATCTCGCGCCGCTTGTGCGCGGCGTCGCCGGCGCCGCGATGCCGGTGCCGTTCGTGCATCTCGGCGCCGACGAACCGCTCGATCTCGGGCGCGGGCGCACGCCGCGCACGCCGCAGGTCTTCGCCGACCACGTGAACCGGGTCGCTGCGATGCTGCCGGCGGGCGTGCGTCCGATGATCTGGGACGACGCGATCCAGAAAGACCCCTCGATCCTCGGTCTGATTCCGCGCTCGACGGTGGTGGTCACGTTTCACTACGGCGCGGAGCGCTCGTTTCGCGGCTACGTCGATCCGATCGCGAACGCCGGCTTCGACCAGATGATCGCACCCGGCGCCGCGAACTGGAACGAGATCTATCCCGATCTCGAAACCGCGTACGCCAACGTCGCGCGCTTCGGCGCCGACGCGAAGGGCGCGCGCGGGATGCTGGGAATGTTCATGACGGTGTGGCACGACGACGGCGAGTCGCTATACGAGGCGACGTGGCCCGCCGTCGCATACGCCGCGGCGACGGCGTGGCAGACGCGGCCGGTCGATGATGCTGCGTGGCATCGTACGTTTGCGCGCGCGTTTTTCGGCTCCGACGACCCGGCGTACGCCGCCGATCTCGACGGTCTGCAAGCGATCCGCTTGCTGCTGCGCGCCGACGAGGGCGACGCGCCCGATTATCTCTTTTGGCGCGACCCGTTCGACCCGCGGGTGCAGGCCCGCGCCGCACGGCTCGATCTCGCCGCGATCCGCACGCGCGCCGAGGCGGTACTCGCGCACGTGTGGACCGCGCGCCCACCCCTTCATGCCGACGCGGTCGCGCCGATGACGGTCGGCGCGCTGCGGTACGATCATCTCGCGCGCCGTCTGCAGATCGGGAAGGAGGCCCGCGACTACTACGACGACGCGCGCGCGCACGCCACCAAACGCAACGTAGGCTCCGTCTATCGCAGCCTCAACGTCGCGAAGTATCTGTGCTGGGAGATGCGCGACGCGCTCGCGGCGATCGAACCGCTGTACGTGCGCGCCTGGCGAGCCGAGAGCACCGACGGCGGCTTGCCGCGGATCCTCGTGCACTACCATGCCGCGGCGGCGGACGCGCAGCGCTGTGCCGACCGGCTCGACACTGCCGCCCGCGAAGATTATGACGGAGCCGGGACGCTACCGCCCTGGGAGACCGTCATCCCAAGCGCAAAGTGA
- a CDS encoding Crp/Fnr family transcriptional regulator: MTATATTIELALGVNVAQRDEALTTVYFPLTGAISEIEEQDDGGAAEVTVTGPEGFSPLEAALGAPREQRRRLVQVPTHALAVSAGHLAETVRESPAMQALVNRYTIAMLRSAGISVACNARHAAPARLARWLLRMHDRVGSDRFRLTHEATALMLAVRRPTVTLAVNELVAAGAIESERGGVRILDRAKLETITCSCYAEARNVTEGVYPSP; the protein is encoded by the coding sequence TTGACCGCGACCGCGACGACGATCGAACTCGCGCTGGGGGTCAACGTCGCCCAGCGGGACGAGGCCCTGACGACCGTCTATTTTCCGCTGACGGGCGCGATCTCGGAGATCGAGGAGCAGGACGACGGCGGCGCGGCCGAGGTGACGGTGACTGGGCCCGAAGGATTTAGCCCGCTCGAGGCGGCGCTCGGCGCCCCGCGCGAGCAGCGACGGCGTCTGGTACAGGTGCCCACCCACGCGCTCGCCGTCTCGGCCGGGCATCTCGCCGAAACGGTACGCGAGTCGCCCGCGATGCAGGCCCTCGTCAACCGCTACACGATCGCGATGCTGCGCTCCGCAGGGATCTCGGTCGCATGCAACGCGCGGCATGCCGCACCGGCGCGCCTGGCGCGGTGGCTGTTGCGCATGCACGACCGGGTCGGCAGCGACCGTTTTCGCCTCACGCACGAAGCGACGGCGCTCATGCTCGCCGTGCGTCGCCCCACCGTGACGCTCGCGGTCAACGAACTGGTCGCGGCCGGGGCGATCGAATCCGAACGCGGAGGCGTGCGGATCCTCGATCGCGCGAAGCTCGAGACGATCACCTGTTCCTGCTATGCGGAGGCGCGCAACGTGACGGAGGGTGTCTATCCGAGTCCCTGA